Part of the Vidua macroura isolate BioBank_ID:100142 chromosome 27, ASM2450914v1, whole genome shotgun sequence genome, aaaaaaacccaaaatcccaaaacatcccagaaatccccaaaaaaaccaaaatcccaaaaaaaccccaaaatcccaaaacatcccagaaatccccaaaaaaaccaaaatcccaaaaaaaccccaaaatcccaaaacatcccagaaatcccaaaaaaacccgaaatcccaaaaaatccccgaaatccaaaaaaaatccccgaaatcccaaaacatcccagaaatcccaaacAAATCCCCGAAATCCCCGGGCTCCTTTTCCCGGAGCTGACCCCAAATCCCGGCGGGAATTCTGCAGATTCCGGAGATTCCCGGGCTCTGTTCCCTCCGGAATCCGCGGAATTCCCGATCCCAAACAAATCCCGAGTTTAAAAcgatcccaaaaaaaaaaagaaacaaaaccaaaaaatcatccgggctgggggagcctggatttgggggaaaatgggaatttcccAGCTCCAAATCCCGCTGGCTCCGGCCTTCATTCCCGGTTTTTTCAAAATCCTTTTTCCAAGCTGTAAATGAAGGAAAATCCCGGTTTTCtggaaggggagaagggaatTTGGGATCCCTAAAAAAGGCTGGAATTCCGGGAATTGTCCCCAAGAAATGGGGATTTAATGAAAACCCCGGGAATCCAATCCCAGtaatcccagtttgggatcagAGTTGGGAATCCAATCCCAGtaatcccagtttgggatcagAGTTGGGAATCCAATCCCAGtaaatcccagtttgggatcagAGTGGGGAACACAttcccagtaactcccagttCCAGATCCGAGAGAAAAACCCAATCCCAGtaatcccagtttgggatcagAGTTGGGAATCCAATCCCAGtaatcccagtttgggatcagACCTGGGAATCCAATCCCAGtaatcccagtttgggatcagACCTGGGAATCCAATCCCAGtaatcccagtttgggatcagACCTGGGAATCCAatcccagtaactcccagttTGGGATCAGAGTGGGAAACCCAATCCCAGtaatcccagtttgggatcagAGTTGGGAATCCAATCCCAGtaatcccagtttgggatcagACCTGGGAATCCAATCCCAGtaatcccagtttgggatcagAGTTGGGAATCCAATCCCAGTaatcccagtttgggatggaGAGGAAAACCCGATCCCAGtaatcccagtttgggatcagAGTTGGGAATCCAATCCCAGtaatcccagtttgggatcagAGTTGGGAATCCAATCCCAGtaatcccagtttgggatcagAGTTGGGAATCCAATCCCAGtaatcccagtttgggatcagACCTGGGAATCCAATCCCAGtaatcccagtttgggatcagAGTGGGGAACACAttcccagtaactcccagttCCAGATCCGAGAGAAAAACCCAATCCCAGtaatcccagtttgggatcagAGTGGGAAACCCAatcccagtaactcccagttCCAGAGCCCAGTGGGGAGCACATTCCCAGTTCCCCCTATCCCAGTTCCCCCtatcccagttctcccagttctcccagttctcccagttctcccagttctcccagttccctccatcccagttctcccatcccagttctcccatcccagttctcccagttctcccagttccccccatcccagttccccccaTCCCAGTTCTCCCTTCCCAGttctcccatcccagttcccccatcccagttctcccatcccagttctcccagttctcccagttctcccatcccagttccccccatcccagttccccccatcccagttctcccagttccCCCTGTCCCAGTCCAGGCCcctctcccagttcccccccCACGGGTTCCCCCACCAGGGGtccctccccctttccccacatccccaaaattcccaatcccGAGgggaaaattcccaaattcccaaccTGAGgggaaaattcccaaattcccaatcccgggggatttgggatcaccaAATCACCGGGATCAGGAATCCTGCTGGAAGGAGCACGCGGCGCTttggggaaaaccccaaaattcccaatcccgggggatttgggatcaccaAAACATCGGGATCAGGAatcctgctggagaaggaagcggttgggattgggattgggattgggattgggattgggattgggtTGAAAATCCGGGAAGGCAAGGGCCGGTTCTGCCAATTCCCTATAAAGTTGTGACGCGTCCGTGTCCGGTTCCCAATCCCTGTCCCTGCGctgcccccaaatcccctttccctgccccaaatccagggaatcCCCGGGAATAACCGCAGGGAATTCTGGAGGGGGAAGCGGCCCCGGGGTTTTGTCTGGAAAGCGATTTTTGATGGGATTTTTGATGGGATTTTTGATGGGATTTTTGATGggatttttaatgggatttttgatgggatttttaaatggaaatttgatcggattttttttttttaatgggatttttaatctgatttttaaatcgGATTTTGGATCTGATTTTTGATCCGATTTTTGATGGGATTTTTGATCCGATTTTATCCCGGAACCGGCACTCGCTGCTCCCAAATCCGCAGCCCGCTCCCTTctcggggatttgggatttggggttcgggatggatggatggaattATCCCGAACCCTCCCCGCAGCTCCGAGCTCCCCCGGCCGCTCCTCTCCATCAGGCGCGGCGTTAAAGCCGAAAATCATCGGCCTCAGAGCAAATTTGGGAACCGGAGCGCGCGATAAACCAAATCAAAATCACTCCCcgcttttttatttcatttcatttcatttttttccccttttttttttttttttttttttcccgctGGGATAGGCGGGAAaggttcattttttatttttttttttttttttcccctctctctccctcacaACTCTGCCATTGAACTCGAGCCgggaagttgtttttttttttttttttcccccgtgaAAAACGGCCAATTTTGGTGTTGTTCTCCCCGCTCGGCAGCGGCGTTattaaaatgctaatttaagagtggaaggggaaaaaaaaaaaaaaaaaaggaaaaaaaaaaaaaaaaaaaagaacaacaacaaaaaaaaaaacgagCTAAATATCTGGCGGTGCCGCAGCCTAATTGCAGCCCATAATGAGCTCTGGAAATGCGAGTGCCCCCGACACACGGAGAGCATCAACAGCCGCCGACACCTCATTAGCGCCCGCCTTCATTAATTCTGCCGGCCCCGCGCTGACCCCGCCGGGGGCCGCGGGGCGCAGGTGGAGCCGCCCGAGCGGCCCCCGGggaagcggcggcggggcccgctCCGGTTGCCGCGGCAACGCGGGGGATGCGGCAGAGCCCGGGCGCGTCCTCGGGGCTCCCCGAGCTGCGCTGCAGAGCCCCGAGTTCAGCGCCGCCACTGCCGGGGATGTCAAAGCCCCCCCCGGTTCTGGTGTTTCACCCCGATTCCGGAACGTTCCCCCCCCGATTCCAGCACGTTCCCCTCGATTTGTGCACGTTTCCCCCCAATTCCGGCACGTTCCCCCCGATTTGTGCATGTTTCCCCCCAATTTTCGGCACGTTCCCCCCAATTTGTGCATGTTTCCCCCCAATTTTCGGCACGTTCCCCCCAATTTCCGGCACGTTCCCCCCAATTTCTGCACGTTTCCCCCCAATTTTCGGCACGTTCCCCCCGATTTGTGCATGTTTCCCCCCAATTTTCGGCACGTTCCCCCCAATTTCCGGCACGTTCCCCCCAATTTCTGCACGTTTCCCCCCAATTTTCGGCACGTTCCCCCCAATTTCTGCACGTTTCCCCCTCAATTCTGGCACATTTCACCCCGATTCCGGCACGTTCCCCCCCAATTTCCGCATGTTTCCCCCCAATTTCCGCCACGTTCCCCCCAATTTCTGCACGTTTCCGCCCAATTTCTGCACGTTTCCCCCTCAATTCTGGCACATTTCACCCCGATTCCGGCACGTTGCCCCCCAATTTCTGCATGTTTCCCCCCAATTTCTGCACGTTCCCCCCGATTTGTGCATGTTTCCCCCCAATTCCGTCACGTTCCCCCCAATTTGTGCATGTTTCCCCCCAGTTTCCGCACGTTCCCCCCAATTTCTGCACGTTCCCCCCTAAATTCTGGCACATTTCACCCCGATTCCGGCACGTTCCCCCCAATTTCTGCATGTTTCCCCCCAATTTCTGCATGTTTCCGCCCAATTTCTGCAGGTTCCCCCCCGATTTGTGCATGTTTCCCCCCAATTTCTGCACGTTCCCCCGATTTCTGCACGTTTCACCCCCAATTTCTGCACATTTCCCCCCGATTTCTGCATGTTTCACCCCAAATTCCGGCACATTTCACCCCGATTCTGGCATGTTTCCCCCCAATTTCTGCATCCCTAAAACTCCAAATCCCATGGATCCTGCATATCCCCCCAatccctgctcatccctgcacccccaaaccctccctgcacccccggatcctccctgcaccccaaaaattcctgaaTCCCGAGCGTCCCCCAATCCCTGCAACCCCTGAACCTCCAAATCCGACATTTCCtgcacccccaaaccctccctgcaccccaaaaattcctgaaTCCCGAGCATCCCCCAATCCCTGCAACCCCTGAACCTCCAAATCCGACATTTCCTGCACCCCCGGATCCTCCTGGaccccaaaaattcctgaaTCCCGAGCATCCCCCAATCCCTGCAACCCCTGAACCTCCAAATCCGACATTTCCtgcacccccaaaccctccctgcaccccaaaaattcctgaaTCCCGAGCATCCCCCAATCCCTGCAACCCCTGAACCTCCAAATCCGACATTTCCtgcacccccaaaccctccctgcaccccaaaaattcctgaaTCCCGAGCATCCCCCAATCCCTGCAACCCCTGAACCTCCAAATCCGACATTTCCTGCACCCCCGGatcctccctgcaccccaaaaattcctgaaTCCCGAGCATCCCCCAATCCCTGCAACCCCTGAACCTCCAAATCCGACATTTCCtgcacccccaaaccctcccagcAACTTTCCCGCAGATTTCTTTAtttcgatttttttttttttccgcgcgcctccttctctcccccccagcccccctcaATCCCGGCGGCTcaggaccccaaatccctgggaatTCCTCCCAAAGCCCACCCCGTgccctccccctgccctccccgtgccccccgTTCCGCCGTGCACTCCAGATGAACCGGCGCGGTGGCGGCAATGGCCCTTGAAGCGCGCCGGGGAGGTGATTTAGGAGAATATTAAAGGCGATGCGGAGCTTCGGCGGCGCCTCTCTCGGGGCGAGCGGCAGCAACGCGCGGCACAGATGGGCCCGGCAGATGAAACATTTCCCCCGCATCGTCCCCCAGCCGCGCTCGCCGCCTCGGGCTCGGCGCCGCGCTCAGCCGTGGAATAAAGATCAACCCCGCGCTCCCGAGGCCTTGGCCCGGGATCCAGGGGTGGAGTCCGGACCCCGGTGTCACCCCGGTGTCACCCCGGTGTCACCCCGCTGTCACCCCCGCTGTCACCCCGGTGTCACCCCGCTGTCACCCCCGCTGTCACCCCGGGGTCCCTCGGGCAGGGTGGGGCGGTGGCGGGGCTGTGGTTGGGTGTTTTTGTGGGGAATCGTCGACTGGATAAGTCTTGGATCTCTGGGACGTGTGGATTCggatgggttgggatgggatgaggagaCACCAACGGGATGGGACAGATCCCGGTGGGGTGGGACAAGGGGATCCTGGTGGGATGGGACATGGAGACCCCATTTGGGATGGGACATGGAGACCCCAACAGGATGGGACATGGAGACCCCATTTGGGATGGGACAGATCCCGGTGGGGTGGGACAAGTGGATCCTGGTGGGATGGGACATGGAGACCACAAAGGGATTGGACAGATCCTGTTGGGATGGGACATGGAGACCCCAACAGGATGGGACTGATCctgttgggatgggatggatcctgctgggatgggacatGGCTACCCCAACGGGATGGGACAGATCCCAGTGGGGTGGGACAAGCGGATCCTGGTGGGATGGGACACGGAGACCCCATTTGGGATGGGACATGGAGACCCCAACAGGATGGGACTGATCCCGGTGGGATGGGACAAGTGGATCCTGGTGGGATGGGACATGGAGACCCCAACGGGATGGGACAGATTTTGGTGGGATGGGACATGAAGATCCTGGTGGGATGGGATTCCCAGTTTGGGGATTCCTGGGATGGGGAGAACAGAGTTGGGGTGATCCCAAATCCAGTTCCCAGCTTCGAAAGGGAATCAGATTCCCAACTCCCTGCTTCCTGCTGATTCCTGGAAACGGGGAGATGGAGTCAGGGTGACCCCAAATCCAATTcccagtgaccccaaatccATTCCCAGCCTTGAAAAGACGCCAGATTCCCAATTTCCCGACTCCTGCCgattcctgggaatggggagatgGAGTCGGGGTGACCCCAAATCAAATTcccagtgaccccaaatccATTCCCAGCCTTGAAAAGACGCCACATTCCCAATTTCCCgattcctgggaatggggaggaCGCTGCTCCGCTTCCCAGttgttcccagtgctcccagtgctcccagtgcccccctcACCACCCCCAGGATCCCTTTTCCCACCCATCCTCTcctttccagcccttcccatAAAATCCCCGAAATCCCCTCCCCGCCCAGCGCGGCAGAGCCCTCATTAAGCCCTAATTAACCAAACTCCAACAAaaccccttcctcctcctcctcctcctcctcctcctcccgctcccCAAAACCCCGGAATTCCAGCGGGCCGGGAAGGAGCGGAGCAGAGTTCAGGCAGCTCCGCCGTGCCAGGGCTCGGCGTTaatgatttaataaaaattagcaTAATTAACGAACATCTGCACGAGGCGGCGCGGGGCAATTTGGCAGCGCCAGCCGAGGCGCGAGCGCGGCTGCCGCGGGATTTTAATGCGCTTTTAATTCTTCCGGCGCCGCGCGGGGGGAAAAattccagctgggctggagagagCTCGGGGctctgccccggccccgggatTTAGGGAAAATCCCGGGATTTAGGCCCAGCTTTATCCCCGGATCCGGCAGAGCAGGAATCGGGATTGGTTTAAAATCTGGGGACTGGGGATTGCGGAATGGCCCGGCCTGCGGGGTTTTAGGGATAAATTTGGGTTTCAGGGATAAATTCGGGTTTTAGGGATAAATTTGGGTTTTAGGGAtaaatttgggttttggggattaatttggggttttgtccGTGCTTTTGGATGCTGGAAAATCCCGGGATTTAGCCCCAGGTTTATCCCGAGATTTACCCCGAGATTTAGCACAGAAGGATTCAAATTGGTTTAAAATTGGTTTAAAATTGGAATTGGTTTAAAATCGGGATGGGGGATTGTGGAATGGCGCGGCCTGCGGGGTTTTAGGGATAAATTCGGGTTTTAGGGATAAATTCGGGTTTTAGGGAGAAATTTGGATTTTAGGGATAAATCTGGGGCAacaataaacattttttccctctcttggCCCAAATCCTGACCCAGAGGATTTGGGGTatttctgtgggatttggggtatttttgtgggatttggggtatttttgctggatttggggtttttttttgtgggatttggagtattttttgtaggatttgggggatttctgtgggatttggggtatttctgtgggatttggggtatttttgctggatttgggttttttttgtgggatttggagTATTTTTTGTAGGATTTGGGGTATTTCTGTGGGATTTGGAGTATTTTTTGTAGGATTTGAGGTatttctgtgggatttggggtatttctgtgggatttggggtatttctgtgggatttggggtatttttgctggatttgggttttttttgtgggatttggagTATTTTTTGTAGGATTTGGGGTATTTCTGTGGGATTTGGAGTATTTTTTGTAGGATTTGGGGTATTTCTGTGGAATTTGGAGTATTTTTTTGTAGGATTTGGGgtatttctgtgggattttgaGTATTTTTGCTGGATTTGGGatatttctgtgggattttgagtattttttgtggaatttggggtttgttgTCAGATTATGGGTATTTTTGTGGGATTCGGGGTATTTTTGGTGGGATTTGGAGTACTTTTTGTAGGATTTGGAGTATTTTTTGTAGGATTTGGGGTatttctgtgggatttgggggatttctgAGCCCCAGAGGAAGGGCCTGACCCCAATCCCGGTCCCACAGGAGTACCCCGGGTACGGTTGGTGGGTCGGGGAGCTCGGCCGGGAAATCGGGATCGTCCCGAGGGAATTCCTGGCGCCCGCCTTCGACCTGGAGCAGTgaccgggacagggacaggtgaggggcgCGGGTCAggtgtgggatttggggtctggggcgtggggtttggggtttggggtcaggttttgggtttgggatttgagatttgggatgtggggtttgggatttggggtcatgTTTGGGGGCTGGGGTTTGAGATTTGGGGTTTAGGGtcaggttttgggtttgggatttgagatttgggatgtggggtttgggatttggggtcatgTTTGggggctggggtttggggtttgagatttggggtttggggtcaggttttgggtttgggatttgagatttgggatgtgggatttggggtcatgTTTGggggctggggtttggggtttgagatttggggtttggggtcaggtttgggatttggggtcaggtTTTGTGTTTGGGCGTTTGGGATGCGGGATTTGGGGTGCGGGGTGTGGGTTTggagtttgggatttggggtttgggctgCGGGGttttggatttgggatttggggtcctgGATCCATCCCCGGTGTCTGCGGTGTCCTCGTCTCCATCCCCCATTTTCCCTGGAGCAGGCGGGACCGGGAATGGCAGCGCGGGGACAACGCCAGCCCGGCCCGTGGCATTCcctggatcccaaatcccacagatcccacagatcccacagatcccatGGGATTCATGCAGCGGAGCCACGCACGGAGGACCCAGCGCTGGCACCGAGCAGatttatcccaaaaatcccattccatagggaaactgaggcacgcatccagcttttcccaaaaatcccaaatcccctggaGATCTCCCGCTCTCGTTATCCTGCTTTTGCTGGgccaatcccaaattccccgGAGATCCCAGATCCAGGTGTTCCCTATCCCAGATCCAGATGTTCCCTATCCCAGATCCAGATGTTGTCCTTCAATaaatcccttttccctctccaagtttggctgctctgggaatggTTGGGAATGGTCAGAAAAAAttgggaatgtttgggaatgACCAGGAATGgttgggaatggctgggaatgATCGGGAATGATTTGGAATGACCGGAAATGGCTGGGAATGGTCGGGAATGGTTGGGAATGATTGGAAATGGCTGGGAATGGCCAGAAATGATCGGGAATGATCGAGAATGGTCGGGAATGGTTGGGAATGATCAGGAATGGTCAGGAATGGTTGGGAATGGTTGGAAATGGTCGGGAATGATCTGGAATGGCAGGGAATGATTTGGAATGATCAGGAATGGTCGGGAATGATCTGCAATGATCTGGAATGGCCAGGAATGGTCGGGAATGGTCGGGAATGGTTGGAAATGGTTGGAAATGGTCAGGAATTATCTGGAATGGCCAGGAATGGCCGGGAATGATCAGGAATGGTCAGGAATGATAGGGAATGATCAGGAATGGTCAGGAATGGTCGGGAATGGTCGGGAATGGTTGGAAATGGTCGGGAATGATCTGGAATGGCCGGGAATGATTGGAAATGGTCAGGAATGGTCGGGAATGGTTGGAAATGCTCGGGAATGGCTGGGAATGGTCAAAAAGGGAATGGCCCCTTTGCCGTGAGGGTGAATCCTGCGCAGCCgcctcctgcttttcctgctgctcccggTCTCCCTCCCCTCCCGCACGTGGCTGCGGGGCCATGGACAGTGGtagggccctgccagccccagtccctctggaattcccaaactggaattccctctggaattcccaaaCTGGGCACAGATCCCTCTGGAATTCAGCTCCAATCCCTCTGGAGTGGATCCCTGGGCACAGAGCGGATCCACGGGCTGGGATCGGATCCACGGATTCAGCGCAGATCCCTGGGCACGGAGTGGATCCATGGATTCAGAACGGATCCCTGGATTCGGGGCAGATCCCTGGATTGCAAGCAGATCCATCGATTCTGAGTGGATCCCTGGATTCTGAGCGGATCCATAGAATCTGGGCGGATCCCTGAATTCAGATCGGATCCCGGGCACATCTGCGCCATGGCAGCGATGCGCTCATGAATATTAATGACTCTCATGAATACTCATGAGAGGCTCAGCCAATCACAGCCACGCTCAGGGCCCTGAACTCCTCCTGCCATTCCCGCTGCGCCTCCAAGGCATTCCCAACATTCCCGGGCCTTCCCTGGagccaaaacctccccaaaacccGCCCCGAGCCCTGGCTGAGGGGgaagaattcccaaattcccgaaATTCCCGGCGCTTCTCCCACCCCCGAGCCCGGCAGAACCCGGAAAATCTCCTCCACTTCCCTCtggattttattaattttatttttatttattattaccTTTATTTCCTGCCCACACCAAGTGCTGAGGGAGGGGAAGACACCAAAAccaccccagctgctcctgctttcccaGAAATCCCTGGAATTCCAGCGGGAAGGGGACACAaactccagccccatccctccctTTTCCCGGCAGGAAGCTCGGCTCCGATTGTCACAGtttgggaattccagagggatCTGAGCCCagtttgggaattccagggggatttgggcaggagcagagtgagGAAAACACTGCTGGGAATATCAGGGAATATCAGGAATGTGCTGGGAAAGAGCTCGGCCACGGCTGGGGCcgcattcccagtgctcccagtccaaCCAGTCCAGCCATCCCAGTGGCTCCGCGCTGATCCCTCTCCCAGCGAGGGCTGCGGGGCCTGGGGGTGTCCAGAGGGGTCACTCAGtgtccagctgggaattccgggaatccCAGGCTCTCCTTAGGGGTCACTCCATGTCCGGCGGGACTCTCTGGCCTGTCCAGAGGGGTCACTCTGTGTCCAGCTGGACACTCTGGCCTGTCCAGAGGGGTCACTCCGTGTCCGGCCGGACTCTCTGGGCTGTCCAGAGGGGTCACTCGGTGTCCGGCCGGACACTCTGGGCTGTCCAGAGGGGTCACTCGGTGTCCGGCCGGACACTCTGGGCTGTCCAGAGGGGTCACTCGGTGTCCGGCCGGACACTCTGGGCTGTCCAGAGGGGTCACTCTGTGTCCAGCTGGACACTCTGGGCTGTCCAGAGGGGTCACTCGGTGTCCGGCCGGACTCTCCGGGCTCTCCGGCCGTGCCTCGGCCGTGCCGAAGTCACTCCAGTAGGGGAAGCTctccaggcagccctgggcGCTCCCCGGGCCggcacagctggaaaagagcaggaaaagggaattatCCAGGGAATGCCGGGAtttcctgggcacagccccgcccgggcagctccatcccagctgcaaAAGGGGGATGTTCCCACCCCAGGGACATTCCAGCCCCCTGGCCTGGGCTCCAGTGCCCCGGGAtccacagggaggagctgggaatgccatgggatCCACAGGGAGGAgttgggaatgccatgggatccacagagaggagctgggaatgttctgggaggagctgggaatgtcccaGGATCCACAGGGAGGAGCCGGGGCTGTCCCGGGCCGCTCCCCCTGTCCCGTGTCCGTTTCCCAGGGCACAATCCCAGCCCGGGATGCTCAGCCCGGAGCAGGTCCCTCCCCTGCAGGCTGGTTTGTCCCCTCACCTGGCAGCGGCCAgccccacactgtccccacgctgtgcccaggctgtcccctcacctggcAGCGGCCAGCCCCGTGCTGTCCCCAGgttgtccccaggctgtccccacactgtcccctcacctggcagtggccagccctgcactgtccccaggctgtccccttgctgtcccctcacctggcTGCGGCCAGCCCCacactgtcccctcacctggCAGCGGCCagccccgcgctgtccccgcgctgtgcccaggctgtccccacactgtcccctcacctggCAGCGGCCAGCACCgcgctgtcccctcacctggcAGCGGCCAGCCCCGCgctgtccccacactgtcccctcacctggCTGCGGCCAGCCCCgcgctgtcccctcacctggcAGCGGCCAGCCCCGCgctgtccccacactgtcccctcacctggCTGCGGCCAGCCCCgcgctgtcccctcacctggcTGCGGCCAGCCCCgcgctgtcccctcacctggcAGCGGCCagccccgcgctgtccccg contains:
- the SNX11 gene encoding sorting nexin-11 isoform X3, producing MLENREEGSRAGWIPDPDPGVPQELTTVRVQDPRVQNEGSWNSYVDYKIFLHTNSKAFTAKTSCVRRRYREFVWLRRQLQRNAGLVPVPELPGKSAFFVGSTDEFIERRRRGLQRFLESCAGPGSAQGCLESFPYWSDFGTAEARPESPESPAGHRVTPLDSPECPAGHRVTPLDSPECPAGHRVTPLDSPECPAGHRVTPLDSPECPAGHRVTPLDSPESPAGHGVTPLDRPECPAGHRVTPLDRPESPAGHGVTPKESLGFPEFPAGH